In one window of Mus pahari chromosome 3, PAHARI_EIJ_v1.1, whole genome shotgun sequence DNA:
- the LOC110318065 gene encoding seminal vesicle secretory protein 3A-like: MKFIFFSLSLLLLLEKKAAGIELYGGPKGHFLVKTSPLMFIGKSQFLYGHKEEQEEAPEESIFVQTKHHAYGQDADADMGEALSSQELTSLKEDIVCDEEDELAQQKSQLQSQSQTKSQTQVKSYAAQLKPQPGQLKTAGQAKSQTMLKSHRAPLKSYKAHLHPREGVPQQTKGRGYGLGEDLVQVRQQPAKVHRLKRQHSRSRETAAFFPQFRHRSRPYPRYSVQFQEQLQGSVHHTKSFYPGPGMCYCPRGGLILYQDAFTG; encoded by the exons ATGAAGTTCATCTTCTTCAGCCTTTCTCTGCTCCTCCTTCTGGAGAAGAAAGCAGCCGGGATAGAACTCTATG GTGGACCAAAAGGACACTTCCTAGTCAAAACATCCCCACTCATGTTTATTGGAAAAAGCCAGTTCCTCTATGGGCACaaagaagaacaggaagaggcACCTGAAGAAAGCATCTTTGTGCAAACTAAGCACCATGCCTATGGCCAGGATGCCGATGCGGACATGGGAGAGGCTCTCAGTTCACAGGAACTGACAAGTTTAAAGGAAGACATAGTTTGTGATGAAGAAGATGAGCTTGCCCAACAAAAATCCCAGCTGCAATCCCAGtcacaaacaaaatcccaaacccAAGTAAAATCCTATGCAGCCCAACTGAAGCCCCAACCTGGCCAGCTGAAGACCGCAGGGCAGGCGAAGTCACAAACCATGCTGAAATCCCACAGAGCCCCTCTGAAGTCCTACAAAGCACACCTTCATCCCCGAGAAGGCGTTCCTCAGCAAACCAAGGGCAGAGGCTATGGCCTGGGGGAAGACCTGGTCCAAGTGCGTCAACAGCCAGCAAAGGTTCACAGGCTCAAAAGACAGCACAGCCGGTCCAGGGAAACAGCAGCATTCTTCCCACAGTTCAGACACCGCTCTCGACCCTATCCTAGGTACTCTGTGCAATTTCAAGAGCAGCTACAGGGCAGTGTTCATCACACAAAATCTTTCTACCCAGGTCCCGGGATGTGCTACTGTCCAAGAGGAGGGCTAATTCTATACCAAGATGCCTTCACTGGATAG